A window of the Pongo abelii isolate AG06213 chromosome 10, NHGRI_mPonAbe1-v2.0_pri, whole genome shotgun sequence genome harbors these coding sequences:
- the LOC100434821 gene encoding large ribosomal subunit protein uL16-like, with protein MGCSKGPWRQSFQMDVHVSDLALPQCRLQTGMRGAFGKPQGTVARVHIGQVIMSIRTKLQNKEHVIEALRRAKFKFPGRQKIHISKKWGFTKFNANEFEDMVAEKQLIPDGCGVKYLPSRGPLDKWRALHS; from the coding sequence ATGGGTTGCTCTAAAGGACCTTGGAGACAGTCCTTTCAGATGGATGTTCATGTTTCTGACCTTGCACTACCCCAGTGTAGGCTCCAAACAGGCATGCGAGGTGCCTTTGGAAAGCCCCAGGGCACTGTGGCCAGGGTTCACATTGGCCAAGTTATCATGTCCATCCGCACCAAGCTGCAGAACAAGGAGCACGTGATTGAGGCCCTGCGCAGGGCCAAGTTCAAGTTTCCTGGCCGCCAGAAGatccacatctcaaagaagtgggGCTTCACCAAATTCAATGCCAATGAATTTGAAGACATGGTGGCTGAGAAGCAGCTTATCCCAGATGGCTGTGGGGTCAAGTACCTTCCCAGTCGTGGCCCTCTGGACAAGTGGCGGGCCCTGCATTCATGA